One Lycium barbarum isolate Lr01 chromosome 5, ASM1917538v2, whole genome shotgun sequence genomic window carries:
- the LOC132640335 gene encoding scarecrow-like protein 9 translates to MKIDEGFMGLCDYEAGLEIKSEDEACPLFPDPNLMNNLRVSDNLVNSNADISPFQSVVELYTEARSFFPDPNLINNLRVGDNLVNRNVDISPFQSVTEPNTEARSFFPDPNLINNLRVSDNLVDSNVGISQFQSDVEPNAFVPSTADDAFHEDYDFSDVVLKYINQMLMEEDIEEKNCMFQEPAALQAAERLFYDLIGQKYPPPQNHEKPSNLGQNGHYTDHSSFSYSENDGSDDVSRVPHVTDGVALHSTSRSSYSSSGNLGQHGHYTADHSNFYCSRNDGRSDGLLCPNWNLDLGEDDVSHVSDDVTLHSTSRSSYCSSGTITDVHVDSPVSTERVPDIFSDRESIMQFKKGVEEASKFLPTGNSLLADVRYNVAGKEQYEERKDAVLKYGQKQSPERSRGKKNTLHEDVVDSTEGKNNKQSAVFSESIVRSEMFDSVLLCSAGKNESALRETFQAISRQNALENGPSKGSNGKKLQGKKKRGKRDVVDLRTLLTNCAQAVAAGNQRTANELLKQIRQSSSPLGDGMQRLAHYFADGLEARMAGSGTHIYKALITRPVSASDVLKAYHLLLAACPFRTMSSFFSNKTIMNLAEKASTVHIIDIGIMWGFQWPGLIQRLSSRLGGPPKLRITGIDFPHPGFRPAERVEETGRRLANYAESFNVPFEFNAIAQKWETVKLEDLKINKGEVLVVNCLYRFRNLLDETVVVNNPRDVVLNLIRQLNPDVFIQGIVNGGYNAPFFISRFREAIFHYSSLFDMLDAIIPREVHERMLVEKNILGREAMNVIACEGAERIERPETYKQWQVRIMKAGFRQLPLDEEIMRMTTERFKVFDKNFVIDVDSEWLLQGWKGRIGYALSTWKAAY, encoded by the coding sequence ATGAAGATTGATGAAGGTTTCATGGGCTTATGTGACTATGAGGCAGGATTGGAAATTAAATCAGAGGATGAAGCTTGTCCACTTTTCCCTGATCCGAATCTTATGAATAATCTCAGAGTTAGTGATAATTTAGTCAACAGTAATGCTGACATTAGTCCATTTCAATCTGTTGTGGAACTATATACTGAAGCTCGTTCATTTTTCCCTGATCCGAACCTGATTAACAATCTCAGAGTTGGTGATAATTTAGTCAACAGGAATGTTGACATTAGTCCATTTCAATCTGTTACGGAACCAAACACTGAAGCCCGTTCATTTTTCCCTGATCCGAATCTGATTAATAATCTCCGAGTTAGTGATAATTTAGTCGACAGCAATGTTGGCATCAGTCAATTTCAATCTGATGTGGAACCAAATGCTTTTGTCCCATCGACTGCAGATGATGCCTTTCACGAGgattatgatttcagtgatgtgGTGCTTAAGTATATAAATCAAATGCTTATGGAAGAGGACATTGAAGAAAAGAATTGCATGTTTCAAGAGCCTGCAGCTCTTCAAGCTGCTGAAAGATTGTTTTATGATCTTATCGGACAGAAGTACCCTCCTCCCCAAAATCACGAGAAACCATCCAATTTAGGTCAGAATGGACATTATACTGACCATAGCAGTTTTTCCTATAGTGAAAATGATGGTAGTGATGACGTGTCACGTGTGCCTCATGTTACTGATGGTGTTGCTTTGCATTCAACTTCTCGTTCATCCTATAGTTCATCTGGCAATTTAGGTCAACATGGACATTATACTGCGGACCATAGCAATTTTTACTGTAGCAGAAATGATGGTCGTAGTGATGGCTTATTATGCCCAAATTGGAATCTTGATCTCGGTGAGGATGATGTGTCACATGTTTCCGATGATGTTACTTTGCATTCAACTTCTCGGTCGTCCTACTGTTCGTCAGGTACTATCACGGATGTGCATGTGGATTCTCCTGTGAGCACAGAAAGGGTTCCCGACATATTTAGCGACAGAGAGTCTATTATGCAGTTTAAGAAAGGGGTGGAGGAGGCAAGTAAGTTCCTTCCTACGGGCAATAGCTTGCTTGCTGATGTGAGATATAATGTAGCGGGAAAGGAGCAGTATGAAGAGAGAAAAGATGCAGTACTAAAGTATGGGCAAAAACAATCTCCCGAAAGGTCGAGAGGGAAGAAAAATACCCTTCATGAAGATGTAGTAGATTCAACAGAAGGGAAAAATAACAAGCAATCTGCAGTGTTTTCTGAATCAATTGTTCGATCAGAAATGTTTGATAGCGTGCTGTTATGCAGTGCAGGAAAAAATGAATCTGCTCTTCGTGAGACCTTTCAGGCTATATCAAGGCAAAATGCATTAGAGAATGGCCCTTCAAAGGGATCTAATGGCAAGAAgttacaaggaaagaaaaaaaggGGTAAAAGAGATGTAGTAGACTTGAGAACACTCCTGACAAATTGTGCACAAGCTGTTGCTGCAGGTAATCAAAGAACAGCAAATGAGCTTCTGAAGCAGATCAGGCAAAGTTCTTCTCCTTTGGGTGATGGGATGCAGAGGCTGGCCCATTATTTCGCTGATGGGCTTGAAGCCCGGATGGCTGGTTCCGGTACTCATATTTATAAAGCCCTTATTACACGGCCCGTATCAGCATCTGACGTATTGAAAGCTTACCACCTACTGCTTGCTGCCTGCCCGTTTCGGACGATGTCTAGCTTTTTCTCGAATAAGACAATTATGAATCTAGCTGAAAAGGCTTCGACAGTACATATTATAGATATTGGCATTATGTGGGGTTTCCAATGGCCTGGTCTAATACAACGTCTCTCTTCTAGACTAGGTGGACCCCCCAAGCTTCGTATAACCGGGATTGATTTTCCGCATCCTGGTTTCCGACCAGCAGAGAGAGTTGAGGAAACGGGGAGACGGTTAGCTAATTATGCTGAGAGCTTCAATGTTCCTTTCGAGTTCAATGCTATAGCGCAGAAGTGGGAAACGGTTAAACTTGAGGATCTTAAGATCAATAAGGGTGAGGTTCTTGTGGTAAACTGTCTGTACCGTTTTAGGAATCTACTTGATGAGACTGTGGTGGTGAATAATCCAAGAGATGTTGTTCTGAATCTTATCAGGCAGTTGAATCCAGATGTTTTCATACAGGGGATTGTAAATGGTGGTTATAATGCCCCATTCTTTATCTCACGATTCCGCGAGGCTATTTTTCACTACTCGTCGTTGTTTGATATGCTTGATGCTATTATTCCCCGGGAAGTACATGAGAGAATGCTGGTTGAAAAGAATATACTTGGTCGGGAGGCAATGAATGTCATCGCGTGCGAAGGTGCTGAGAGAATTGAGAGGCCAGAAACATACAAGCAGTGGCAAGTCCGAATTATGAAGGCTGGTTTTCGACAGCTTCCTTTGGATGAGGAGATCATGAGAATGACAACAGAACGGTTCAAGGTGTTTGACAAGAACTTCGTGATTGATGTAGATAGTGAATGGCTACTGCAGGGATGGAAGGGTCGTATCGGATATGCACTTTCAACATGGAAGGCAGCTTATTAA